The Candidatus Dependentiae bacterium genomic interval TTTCAGAACAAGAGATTCTAGATATAATTACAAAGGCTCAAGTGAGCTAAAAATTGTATGTATATTTCTAGATTTAAAAAAGTAGAGGTAATTGGGGATCATAAGGGGGCTGCCCCTTATGAATTGCTCGTTAGTTGATTATCTTGTTTGCTTATGTTAACGAACTCACTGGCTCTATAGCTATGCCTGAAAGAGCACCAGTTATAGTTACCCGTGGGTAACGTAATTTGTTTTTTTTAATTACAGTGCCCGTAGGAGTAAGAGTGAGGCTATCTTGAGGTGAAAAGGTGAGAGTTAGAGGCTCTTTATCTATAGAAGTAATTTTTAGACTTAGCCTTTGTTGGACTGCTAGAAGTTGCTCCCATGCTCTCCAGCCAGTATTGTTAAGCTGTCCGGACCAAGAAACTAAATAAATATGCTTAACAAGAAACTTATTGCACAATGTTGTAAGAGCTTGAAACACTAAAGAAGAAGGCTTAAGAACAATAAGATAATCGATAGTTTGTACTGATTTTTTAGTAAGCTCGGGTATAAGAGTGTACGTTACCCAGTTGGTAGCTGATATCGTTTTTCCTAAATAACCTGGGTCTATAAGTACGGTTGCTTGTGGATAATGTATAAGCGTGAGTTGTTTTTCAGGATGTCCAACTATACTTATTGTTCCAGTAGGGTTAAAATCGTAGCGTAAATAACCAGCAATACCGATTATGCTTAGTGCAAATATAATGGTACTAATAAGGGGCCTTGAGAGTTTTTTTGTATGCAGTATTAAAAAAGCAAGCGCTGGTATAAGTAATGCAGTACCTAAAGACGGTTGCGGACTATAAAATAACCACGACCGATCGCAATAGGTAAGTATGGTATACCACCAATCAGCTACTTGCTCTAAAAGGTATACGAGAAAGCCATTAGGTATATATAATAATTCACTAAAAAACACCAATGAGGCCAAAGATAAAAAAATTATCAAAAAAGGTGTAAAAATAAAATTGCCTACAGGGCTTGCAAGCGATAACGGTAATCCCCAACAGAGTAGTATGGGCCACGAGATAAGAGTGAGAAAAAGCTGTAGTTGCAAAAAGGTAAGAATATCTCTTGGAGTACACTTAAGTTTTTTTGCCAGAGTTTGTACTATGTTTTTTATTGGCATGCTAGTATAGATTTAATTATTTTTATATAGTTTCAAGTATACACTAAAAAGTAAAAATAAAACAGTCCAGTCAACGTATGGAGAGCAGGGATGAAAGCGAATCTAGATTTTTTGAAGTATAAAGCGTATAAGCTACGTGTTGAATCACTTAAAGCGACTACAGCTGCTGGTTCTGGGCACCCGACTTCTGCTTTATCGGCAGCTGATATGGTGTCTGCTCTCTTTTTTTATGCTATGCACTATGACCCAGCAGATCATGCTAACCCTACTAATGATAGATTTATATTATCAAAAGGACATGCGGCTCCTGTATTGTATGCTGCATGGAAAGAAGTTGGAGTTTTGACTGAGCAAGAGCTTCTTACTTTACGTCAATTTAATTCACGACTGGAAGGGCATCCTACGCCACGTTTTGAGTACGCAGAAGCAGCTACAGGGTCACTTGGTTGTGGTCTTTCTATTGGACTAGGTATGGCGTTAAGCACGCGTGTTTCTGGTCATAACTTTTATACCTATGTGTTGCTTGGTGACAGTGAAATGGCAGAAGGTTCTGTGTGGGAAGCTATAGAGCTTGCAGCTTTTTATAAAGTGCATAACTTGGTAGCTTTAGTTGATTTTAATAGGTTGGGCCAAAGTACAGAAACTATGGATGATCATAATATAGAGCAACATGCAGCTAAATGGCAAGCATTTGGCTGGGAAACTTTTATTGTAGATGGCCATGATATGGAATGTGTAACCAAAGCATTAGATCAAGCGCGTGCCGTAGTTGGTAAGCCCACGGTGCTTGTGTGCTACACCTATAAAGGGTATGGGATCACGGAAATACAAGATAAAGAGGGATTTCATGGCAAAGCATTTTCACCTAAAGATCTTGAAAAATATTTGCTTGAGCTAGCTGAGAGGTTTCCTCAAGAAGCTGATTCTTTTGGTAAGTATCCTGAAACTATCGTAATGCCAAAACAAGAAGTTAAAAAAGAACAGCCTGGTGTAATGCTTCCGCAACCTGAGTATACAATTGGTGATAAGATAGCTACTCGCAAGGCGTATGGTGAAACCTTGGTATTGCTGGGAGATTATTCTAAAAGTATAGTAAGTTTAGATGCTGAAGTTAAAAATTCAACCTTTGCAGAACTCTTTGAAAAAAAATATCCTGAGCGCTTTGTACAATGTTTTATAGCAGAACAAAATATGATAGGTATGGCTGAAGGCTTTGCATTACGCGGGTTTATTCCTTTTGTGTCAACATTTGCGTCATTTTTAACACGAGCACATGATCAGATTCGTATGGCATCTATTGGCAGAGCGCCACTGCGTATAGCTGGATCGCATGTTGGTGTTTCTATTGGGCAAGATGGACCGTCTCAGATGGGTCTTGAAGATATGGCTCAAATGCGCAGTATTGCAAATTCAGTAGTTTTATATCCATGCGATGGCGTAAGTACTTATAAACTAGTCCATCTTATGGCAAATTACACCCAAGGTATAAGCTATTTACGCATGACACGTGAAGAAACTCCTATTATATACGAGCAAGAAGAAGAGTTTTTAATTGGTGGTTGCAAAATACTTAGACAAAGCTCAGATGATCAAGTATGTATAGTAGCTGCGGGTATTACGTTATTTGAGGCTCTTAAGGCGTATGAACAATTAAAACAAGAAAATATTAACGTAAGTATTATAGATTTATACAGTATTAAACCGCTTGATACAATAACTCTTAAAGCACAAGCTATAAAAGCCTACAAGAGAGTAATAACAGTTGAAGATCACTTTATACAGGGTGGTTTAGGTGAAGCAGTATGCTATGAACTACGCAGTAGTGGCTGTACCATAGAAGTACTTGCAGTTAAAGAACTTTCTCGTTCAGGCAAACCTGAAGAACTACTTGCCTATCATAAAATAGATGCACAAGCTATACGAGAAACTGTCTATACATTACTTAAATAACTAACTCTCACTCTAGTTTTACACAGGCAATCTAAGTAGATTGCCTTTTTTGTATATATAATAATTTGTATAGTATTTAAAATAAAATATTGCCAAGAATAAGCCATTTAATATATAATTAATTATAATAGAGTAATTATATAAAAGGTGAACTATGAAAAAATCATTTATTTTGTTAACAGCAAGCTCATTAATATATTCAATGCCCAGTGTAGAACCTAAAAAGCCGAAAAAGCTTAAAGAACTTACTATCTTATTAAAATGCAGTTCAGACAATTCTTCAAAAATGTTTTTATTTATTAATAAAGATAAGCCTAGACTAAGTGACTTACTGCAATCAGTTTCTGAGGTAGCTCAAAAACCTATGGCACAGGTAAAACTTACTTATTTAGGTAAAAATATAGCTACTCCTGAAAACATTAAAAATGACATTTTATTAAAGGAGCTTGGCATTCTACCTGATGTTGTAAATAAAGTATCTTGTGTAGATGCTTCATTAGAAACTAAAAATACATTAAGGCGTTCAGCCTAATATATCAGTGAAATTAATAATTAACTAAGAAGCGAAAGAATACTATGAAAAAATATATACTTACCATGCTTGTTCTAAGCGTCTTATCTTTGCTTCATGCTATGAACCTTAAAGACCCCTCAGAGCAGCTCTCCAATGCTGTTCTAGCTGATGATATAGAAGAAGCGCGAAGTGCTATAAAACAAGGAGCAAACGCTCAGAGTACTTTCCATGGTAGTTTTGATACAATGCTTCATGGTGCGAAAAGTGCTGCTATGGCGCAATTGTTAATTGATTATGGAGCTGATATTAAAGCGAATTCATGGGCTGGTTATACTCCTCTTGGGAAAATGTTATATAGGCCTAATAATCCTAATATACATGCAATAGAAACTTTGTTAAGAAATGGCGCATCTTTAGTAAAAACCAACCCTGCAGGTAGAACACCTTTTAAAAGTATGCAGGACGAAATTAAGATGGCAATTGAGAGAAAGATGAATAAAGAAACCATAGAACATTATAAAGTTATAGCAGATGTTTTAAAAAATTATCCACGTTTAGTAGCCGAAGCTAAAGCTGAGCCTCAAAACACAATACAGCAAGCAGTAAATTTAGGCCTTGTTGATCTTACTAAGCAAATATTGAAAACTCTTCGACTAAGTGATAAAGAATTACAAGACTTGGCTGAGATTGCAAAAAAACAATACGCACTAACTCAAGATAGTTCGTACAAAGAAATAGGTAATCTGTTACGTTTTAAATTAGGGTTGACAGGTACGGCTCTAGGTGTTTCTACCAAAGGTGTGTTAGGATACAGTTTGCCTAAAGACGTTATAGCTATTATAAAGCAACAATAGTAAGTTACTATTTACTAAGCTAATCTTATTAAAAGTTAAAAGAAAAGAGGCGAGTAACTTAATACTCGCCTCTTTTAATGTCTAAAGTTGTTTTTAGAATCCTATGCCCAGTTTTGCAAATACAGCCCAGTTATCAAGAGCGCTTCTGCATTGACCAAATTCATAAGAACCACCTAAACCAAGAGTGGTTTGGTAGTTACATATTGTTTTGTCGCATCCAACTGCAGCATATATTTTATGAGATAATGCTCGTGGATGCTCTGCAGAATGTACATTAATATCAGAGCGTGTAAGTGGAGTAAATGTTGCATCGCTTGGTGCTACATTAGAGCCATTTAAACCTTGATCTATAGTTGCTTGACTTGCAGAAGCAGCTTGTAGATTGCATACTTGTGCAATATCAAATATACCAAAGTTACTTAAACAATCTAGATTACGTAAACAAATACGTTCTGCTTGTCTGTACCATAAGTTATAGCCTACTTCAACGTTCCAGTTGCACCACTCATAATGGAGTGCTGTCCAGAATTCAACTAGGCTGCGTGGCTTAACGCGTACGCAAGGGCTTAGCAAGTTGATAGCTGGTTGTGATAAAAATGGTTGATTTTGAGTTGCTACTTGCAGAAAG includes:
- a CDS encoding transketolase; amino-acid sequence: MKANLDFLKYKAYKLRVESLKATTAAGSGHPTSALSAADMVSALFFYAMHYDPADHANPTNDRFILSKGHAAPVLYAAWKEVGVLTEQELLTLRQFNSRLEGHPTPRFEYAEAATGSLGCGLSIGLGMALSTRVSGHNFYTYVLLGDSEMAEGSVWEAIELAAFYKVHNLVALVDFNRLGQSTETMDDHNIEQHAAKWQAFGWETFIVDGHDMECVTKALDQARAVVGKPTVLVCYTYKGYGITEIQDKEGFHGKAFSPKDLEKYLLELAERFPQEADSFGKYPETIVMPKQEVKKEQPGVMLPQPEYTIGDKIATRKAYGETLVLLGDYSKSIVSLDAEVKNSTFAELFEKKYPERFVQCFIAEQNMIGMAEGFALRGFIPFVSTFASFLTRAHDQIRMASIGRAPLRIAGSHVGVSIGQDGPSQMGLEDMAQMRSIANSVVLYPCDGVSTYKLVHLMANYTQGISYLRMTREETPIIYEQEEEFLIGGCKILRQSSDDQVCIVAAGITLFEALKAYEQLKQENINVSIIDLYSIKPLDTITLKAQAIKAYKRVITVEDHFIQGGLGEAVCYELRSSGCTIEVLAVKELSRSGKPEELLAYHKIDAQAIRETVYTLLK